The following are encoded in a window of Methanobrevibacter sp. genomic DNA:
- the hypA gene encoding hydrogenase maturation nickel metallochaperone HypA: MHELSMAQGIINAVLETAEANNATEVTEITIEVGRLAMINPEQLQFILGVLIENTILEDAKINFEEIPAVIDCADCNFHGEAILDDSDHYAPLVKCPECDSFKVEVLNGKDIIVKNIVIEKPDDT; the protein is encoded by the coding sequence ATGCACGAATTATCTATGGCTCAAGGCATAATCAATGCAGTTCTTGAAACTGCCGAAGCGAATAATGCTACTGAAGTTACTGAAATTACTATTGAAGTCGGAAGACTAGCTATGATAAATCCTGAACAATTACAATTCATATTAGGTGTTTTAATTGAAAATACCATATTGGAAGATGCAAAAATCAATTTCGAGGAAATTCCTGCTGTAATTGATTGTGCTGATTGTAATTTCCATGGTGAAGCTATTTTAGATGACAGTGACCATTATGCTCCACTTGTAAAATGTCCTGAATGTGACAGTTTTAAAGTAGAAGTTTTAAATGGTAAAGATATTATTGTTAAAAATATTGTAATCGAAAAACCTGATGATACATAA
- a CDS encoding PD-(D/E)XK nuclease family protein has product MKLPSRSKSYMIPEYSLTGDLLSYITCGLQYRYQNKGALPPSKPVQRWFGEFIHGVMEESYNEWKYNKKDFPWDWKEDIRPIEDLIDLRLQVRGLYPHDEELFFSINQPGKDLTIDDLNEHDHKKLASARAEEAINIWGKDLFPLIKESEHLIKGVRPMPNYEKNISRSNYYGINGVVDVLTSTKINSINEQSNLYNFNNKIVNFIKKHLVRENDNEDYEVIIDYKGMKRPPVKVLNPLSEDKWENHKQQILTYSWLRAKQEDAANISAGIILYLNELVPSKEDLALIKEEIRNNLTDIPEGIEFDDDVQLIEEWEEDEKAPTLSEEFKMARSIRYIDINEKECEKALKKFDSVVEDIENSLVNEMKGCRIQDAWKAEADERTCLACDFKTFCKNNSDITKDFKIP; this is encoded by the coding sequence ATGAAATTGCCTTCAAGATCAAAATCATACATGATACCTGAATACAGCTTAACAGGGGATTTGTTGTCCTACATCACATGCGGCCTTCAATACAGATACCAGAACAAAGGCGCTCTTCCACCTTCAAAACCTGTTCAAAGGTGGTTTGGTGAATTCATACACGGAGTCATGGAGGAATCCTATAACGAATGGAAATACAACAAAAAAGACTTTCCATGGGACTGGAAAGAGGACATCAGACCCATTGAAGATTTAATCGATTTAAGATTGCAAGTAAGAGGACTGTATCCCCATGACGAAGAGTTATTCTTCAGCATCAATCAGCCCGGAAAAGACCTGACCATAGATGATTTGAATGAACATGACCATAAAAAACTGGCCAGCGCAAGGGCTGAAGAAGCGATAAACATATGGGGGAAAGATCTGTTCCCTTTAATTAAGGAATCCGAACATTTAATCAAGGGAGTTCGTCCAATGCCCAACTACGAGAAAAACATCAGCAGGTCCAATTATTACGGAATAAACGGTGTTGTTGATGTGCTTACATCAACTAAAATCAATTCAATAAACGAACAGAGCAACTTATATAACTTTAACAACAAGATAGTGAATTTTATTAAAAAGCATCTGGTAAGAGAAAATGACAATGAGGATTATGAAGTCATCATTGACTATAAAGGAATGAAAAGACCTCCTGTGAAAGTCCTCAATCCTTTAAGTGAAGACAAATGGGAAAATCATAAACAGCAGATTCTGACCTATTCCTGGCTTCGAGCCAAACAGGAAGATGCTGCAAACATTTCAGCAGGAATCATTCTTTACCTTAACGAACTTGTTCCATCAAAAGAGGACTTGGCATTAATCAAGGAAGAAATTAGAAACAACTTGACAGACATTCCCGAAGGAATAGAATTTGATGATGATGTTCAGCTGATTGAAGAATGGGAAGAAGATGAAAAAGCTCCTACTCTGTCTGAGGAATTTAAAATGGCAAGGTCCATAAGATACATAGACATCAATGAAAAAGAATGTGAAAAGGCACTTAAAAAGTTTGACAGTGTTGTTGAAGATATTGAAAATTCACTTGTTAATGAAATGAAAGGGTGCAGAATACAGGATGCCTGGAAAGCAGAAGCCGATGAGAGGACATGTCTTGCATGCGACTTTAAAACTTTTTGTAAAAATAACAGTGACATAACAAAAGACTTTAAAATTCCCTAA
- a CDS encoding DUF169 domain-containing protein has product MTNSNLEKNKKYCEIIESKIKLDAKPVAMKLIKTEDDLIEGYDLIDEKIRHCEMVRKASLGDKFYSTIDQQQCLGGAGAIGLRDMPEKLANGEKYFSLGRFQDLETAKKLTEKLSIVKDLNWAMIYAPLDEADFEADVVQIITEPVGGMKLAQSIVYKTGEKIAPSFAGIQSLCGDAFANPYLSEGVNFTLGCDGSRKAADIKDNEMTVGISKAKLDEVISGLESI; this is encoded by the coding sequence ATGACAAATTCTAATTTGGAAAAAAACAAAAAATATTGTGAAATAATTGAAAGCAAAATCAAACTTGATGCAAAACCGGTAGCAATGAAACTCATCAAAACCGAAGATGACCTCATCGAAGGATATGACCTAATCGATGAAAAAATCAGACACTGCGAAATGGTTAGAAAAGCATCATTAGGTGATAAATTCTACTCCACAATAGACCAGCAACAATGTTTAGGGGGAGCAGGAGCTATTGGACTTAGAGACATGCCTGAAAAATTGGCCAACGGTGAAAAATACTTCTCTTTAGGCAGATTCCAAGACTTGGAAACTGCTAAAAAACTTACAGAAAAACTTTCAATCGTTAAAGATTTAAACTGGGCAATGATTTATGCACCTTTAGACGAAGCTGATTTTGAAGCTGACGTGGTTCAGATTATTACAGAACCTGTCGGAGGAATGAAACTCGCACAAAGTATCGTTTACAAAACCGGTGAAAAAATCGCACCATCATTTGCAGGTATCCAGTCATTATGCGGTGATGCATTTGCAAACCCATATCTTTCAGAAGGAGTAAACTTTACATTAGGTTGTGACGGTTCCAGAAAAGCGGCTGACATTAAAGACAATGAAATGACTGTAGGAATTAGTAAAGCTAAACTTGATGAAGTTATTTCAGGACTTGAATCAATCTAA
- a CDS encoding DEAD/DEAH box helicase: MISYDEFEDIIVNTLKRDISSNQDQKNAIMSDCDKSLFIVAGPGSGKTTVMVLKILKYIFVDDIDPSEILATTFTKKAAAELNSRILGWGDEIKNHLTSKLDEGNLEDIGKILEIEKIDFNQIYVGTTDSVAEELLRDFRKPGDTQPVVIEDFVANSAMIKILIEDEKYLDKELVQYLLDLTGRAKLSEPSKMSEILIEIKNRIYYDKIDFNELYEKSEGGFRLALNCIKEYEEVLKNRHTIDFAMLESNFLEKLKNNEMDEFLDEIKIVLIDEYQDTNLIQEDIYFTIAKAALENGGSITVVGDDDQSLYRFRGATVDLFTNYQQRVKDSLGIDVEEINLRTNYRSSENIIEHCNRFAELDKEYQLARVKNKPKIIAPDFEKDKMPVLGMFRNNVEMLANDLSRLINDLVNKGESDIKVLKVLDDEYFKKMNGEISIAQMQQLRQKNIREGKKVENIKLKLDPEYGSASDIAILSYSPKERQYSARSFLHHLRKNLKYLKEPIEMFNPRGIDLQDVEIVAIFCGLILECIDPEGTIQKMDKTIPNLAKRNMMRWRVKAKEYIKSEPEPNDSISLNTFVTRWQIRRPYPETDQNGKEIKWPQTASLMELAYKLTTWVEDLQGDVEGIVYLEAITKSITQTGFFNEYHSNISFRTPQDERDSVLEAIWNIFIPLSTGGITIDESHLETLPEDRINVLSIHQSKGLEFPLVIVDVGSRFKTNDIKTQRLRFPKSIKDETTIEDTIRQYSSLGESERSEKDRSFDDLTRLYFVAFSRAESVLLLVGLNSAIEGYTKKNQHFNIPNIALGWSRDEEFVGFKEIYLI; encoded by the coding sequence ATGATTTCATATGATGAATTTGAAGACATTATAGTAAATACACTTAAAAGAGATATTTCTTCAAATCAAGACCAAAAAAATGCAATAATGTCAGATTGCGACAAATCCCTTTTTATTGTAGCAGGACCCGGATCTGGGAAAACAACAGTAATGGTGCTTAAGATATTGAAATACATTTTTGTAGATGATATTGACCCCAGTGAAATTCTAGCTACAACATTTACTAAAAAAGCGGCTGCAGAACTGAATTCCAGAATTCTGGGATGGGGAGATGAGATTAAAAATCACCTCACAAGCAAACTGGATGAAGGAAATCTGGAAGATATAGGAAAGATTTTGGAAATTGAAAAAATAGATTTCAATCAGATTTATGTTGGAACAACCGACAGTGTGGCTGAGGAATTACTGAGGGATTTCAGAAAGCCGGGAGATACCCAGCCTGTTGTGATTGAAGATTTTGTTGCAAATTCCGCAATGATAAAGATACTGATTGAGGATGAAAAATATCTTGACAAGGAACTTGTACAATATCTCCTGGATTTGACAGGCAGGGCAAAACTCAGCGAACCTTCAAAGATGAGTGAAATACTCATTGAGATAAAAAACAGAATCTATTACGACAAAATAGATTTCAACGAATTATATGAAAAAAGCGAAGGCGGATTTCGCCTTGCACTTAACTGCATTAAGGAATATGAAGAGGTATTGAAAAACAGACACACAATTGACTTTGCGATGCTTGAGTCCAATTTCCTTGAAAAGCTTAAAAACAATGAAATGGACGAATTTCTTGATGAAATCAAAATTGTCCTGATTGACGAGTATCAGGACACCAATCTTATCCAGGAGGACATCTACTTTACCATAGCAAAAGCAGCCCTTGAAAATGGCGGTAGCATCACCGTCGTAGGTGATGACGACCAATCACTGTACCGCTTTAGAGGGGCAACAGTGGATTTGTTTACAAATTACCAGCAAAGGGTGAAGGACAGTCTGGGAATTGATGTTGAAGAAATTAACTTAAGGACAAATTATCGCTCAAGCGAAAATATTATTGAACACTGCAACAGATTTGCGGAGCTTGACAAGGAGTATCAGTTGGCAAGGGTTAAAAACAAGCCTAAAATCATAGCTCCTGATTTTGAAAAGGACAAGATGCCGGTTCTTGGAATGTTTAGAAACAATGTTGAGATGCTTGCAAATGATTTGTCCAGACTAATAAACGATTTGGTTAATAAAGGTGAAAGCGACATAAAAGTCCTGAAGGTGCTGGATGATGAGTATTTCAAAAAGATGAACGGTGAAATCAGCATAGCCCAAATGCAGCAGCTTCGACAAAAAAACATCCGGGAAGGAAAGAAAGTGGAAAACATTAAGCTTAAGCTGGATCCTGAATACGGGTCAGCTTCAGACATTGCAATACTGTCCTATTCCCCAAAAGAAAGGCAGTATAGTGCAAGGTCATTTCTGCACCATTTAAGAAAAAACCTGAAATATCTCAAAGAACCTATTGAAATGTTCAACCCTCGTGGAATAGACCTTCAGGATGTTGAAATAGTCGCCATATTCTGCGGACTGATTCTTGAATGCATTGACCCTGAAGGAACAATACAGAAAATGGACAAGACCATACCAAATCTTGCAAAAAGAAACATGATGCGATGGAGAGTTAAAGCCAAGGAGTATATCAAATCAGAACCGGAACCAAACGATTCGATTTCTCTAAATACATTTGTAACACGCTGGCAGATTAGACGCCCTTATCCTGAAACCGATCAGAACGGCAAGGAAATTAAATGGCCACAGACAGCTAGTCTTATGGAACTTGCATATAAACTTACAACATGGGTTGAGGATCTGCAGGGAGATGTTGAAGGGATAGTTTATCTTGAGGCGATTACAAAATCAATCACTCAAACAGGATTTTTCAATGAATACCATTCCAACATATCATTCAGAACACCGCAAGATGAAAGGGATTCAGTACTTGAAGCCATCTGGAATATTTTCATACCCCTTTCAACAGGAGGGATAACCATTGATGAATCACATCTTGAAACACTTCCTGAAGATAGAATCAATGTCCTTTCAATCCACCAGTCAAAGGGATTGGAATTTCCGTTGGTAATTGTGGATGTCGGCTCAAGATTCAAAACAAACGACATAAAGACCCAAAGGCTGAGATTTCCAAAATCAATCAAGGATGAAACCACAATCGAAGATACTATAAGACAGTACAGTTCATTGGGTGAAAGTGAACGCAGTGAAAAGGACCGTTCATTTGACGATTTGACACGTCTTTATTTTGTAGCATTTTCAAGGGCTGAAAGTGTCCTGTTACTGGTTGGCCTCAATTCAGCCATTGAAGGATACACCAAGAAAAATCAGCACTTCAACATACCTAATATAGCTCTTGGATGGAGTAGAGACGAGGAATTTGTAGGTTTTAAGGAGATATACCTAATTTAG
- a CDS encoding aldo/keto reductase: MNYKSKFGFGCMRLPQTDENDPTKIDQDLFNDMVDLYIEHGFNYFDTSYAYHNGVSEVAIRKAIVERYPRESYQICDKIPTWALTCEEDNDKYVNEMLERLGIEYFDVLLIHNINTPWFNLAENAKSFEYVKNMKEKGIAKRIGFSFHDKAELLEKVLEKYGDLLDVVQIQLNYLDWEDPSIESGKCYELCVKHGLDVIVMEPLKGGVLINSPDSIQDEFKKFNPDKSIASFALRFAASLDNVKIVLSGMRKMDDLVDNIDTFENFEVLSDEEHEFLKRMAKKLDENVAVPCSECGYCIDACPEMIPIPEYFTLYNISKNRPAEDIYRLYFDKLADEKVHAAECTYCGTCLDFCTQQIDIPEELEKVCEHFETGFSPYAGAP, translated from the coding sequence ATGAATTACAAATCTAAATTCGGTTTTGGATGCATGAGGCTTCCACAAACAGATGAAAATGACCCCACTAAAATCGACCAGGACCTGTTTAATGACATGGTTGACCTTTACATTGAACATGGCTTCAACTACTTCGACACTTCATATGCATATCATAACGGAGTCAGCGAAGTTGCCATCAGAAAAGCTATAGTTGAAAGGTATCCGAGGGAATCCTATCAGATATGTGATAAAATTCCTACATGGGCATTGACATGTGAAGAGGACAATGACAAATATGTAAATGAAATGCTTGAAAGACTTGGAATTGAATATTTTGATGTGCTTCTTATACACAATATCAATACTCCTTGGTTCAATTTAGCTGAAAACGCCAAATCCTTTGAATATGTTAAAAACATGAAAGAGAAAGGTATTGCGAAAAGGATTGGTTTCAGTTTCCATGACAAAGCTGAATTGCTTGAAAAGGTATTGGAAAAGTATGGTGACTTACTGGATGTTGTGCAAATCCAGTTGAATTACCTTGACTGGGAAGATCCCTCCATTGAATCCGGAAAATGTTATGAATTATGTGTAAAACATGGTTTGGACGTCATTGTGATGGAACCATTAAAAGGTGGAGTGCTCATCAATTCACCTGACAGTATACAAGATGAATTCAAGAAATTTAATCCAGACAAATCAATTGCAAGTTTTGCTTTAAGGTTTGCTGCATCACTTGACAATGTAAAAATTGTTTTAAGCGGAATGCGTAAGATGGATGATCTGGTGGACAACATTGACACTTTTGAAAACTTTGAAGTCCTAAGTGATGAGGAACATGAATTTTTAAAAAGAATGGCTAAAAAGTTGGATGAAAACGTTGCTGTTCCATGCAGCGAGTGCGGATACTGCATTGATGCATGTCCTGAAATGATTCCAATTCCTGAATACTTTACATTATATAACATAAGCAAAAACAGACCGGCCGAAGACATATATAGATTATATTTCGACAAACTGGCTGATGAAAAGGTTCATGCGGCGGAATGCACATATTGCGGAACCTGCCTTGATTTCTGTACCCAACAGATTGACATTCCTGAAGAGCTGGAAAAAGTTTGTGAACACTTTGAAACAGGTTTCAGCCCATATGCTGGAGCTCCTTAG